A single region of the Salvia splendens isolate huo1 chromosome 18, SspV2, whole genome shotgun sequence genome encodes:
- the LOC121776826 gene encoding uncharacterized protein LOC121776826 yields the protein MTNMVGGDALAVDDDPEIGSLNAHLSGEPAQAIVVTPDQSGIEIQNNVLAVMPHFYGRRMDNPYTILHEFCKLCGIQKRPVGSSEEDYKYCFPSTKTNNLKKEIHGARQDSDETLSQYWGRYKGLLDACPNNSMVEADVYNTFYERLTLESKDLINSSSGGDFSKLKVSEAKRVLDRLINAKKAYDIPRTTILRRVLTNTTTDTIKERMEARMDKLEKDIIGHYGEKESTCPAGEEGYQNQNPNAQTQGGQESHGNFHPGSGSSSNIPPGASSSQALSKQSKGTEELIRDLLNSQQHLQGNMQANNDVVYRLQDAQHEHKAAMYMLTKQISQMATTLNEIHGHNGYLPATVKMSDRANINKITLDQEDFMLNP from the exons TGGATGATGACCCTGAGATTGGATCTCTGAACGCCCACTTGAGCGGTGAGCCAGCTCAAGCCATCGTGGTAACTCCTGATCAGTCGGGGATTGAGATACAGAATAATGTATTAGCTGTCATGCCACATTTTTATGGGAGAAGAATGGATAACCCGTACACAATCCTGCACGAGTTCTGCAAACTCTGTGGAATACAAAAGCGACCGGTTGGGTCCAGTGAGGAAGACTACA AATActgctttccatccacaaaGACGAATAACCTGAAGAAGGAGATACATGGGGCCCGTCAAGACAGTGATGAGACTTTGAGTCAATATTGGGGGAGATATAAAGGGTTGCTTGATGCGTGCCCAAACAATAGCATGGTGGAAGCTGATGTTTACAACACTTTTTACGAAAGATTAACCCTGGAAAGTAAGGATCTCATAAACTCCTCAAGCGGCGGTGACTTCTCTAAGCTGAAAGTGAGTGAAGCCAAGAGGGTTCTCGATAGGTTGATCAACGCCAAGAAGGCATATGATATTCCAAGGACCACGATATTGAGACGAGTATTAACTAACACTACCACAGACACAATCAAAGAGAGAATGGAGGCCCGAATGGATAAGCTGGAAAAAGACATTATTGGCCACTATGGAGAAAAAGAATCCACCTGCCCTGCCGGAGAAG AGGGGTACCAAAACCAAAATCCGAACGCCCAGACACAGGGAGGTCAAGAATCGCATGGAAATTTCCATCCGGGGTCGGGATCGTCGTCTAATATTCCGCCAGGAGCAAGCTCAAGCCAGGCATTGTCCAAGCAATCGAAGGGCACAGAAGAGCTAATACGAGATTTGTTGAATTCCCAACAGCATCTCCAGGGGAACATGCAGGCAAATAATGACGTAGTGTACCGGCTACAAGATGCCCAACATGAGCACAAGGCAGCTATGTATATGCTCACCAAACAGATCTCGCAGATGGCCACAACATTGAATGAGATACACGGGCATAACGGTTACCTCCCCGCTACTGTTAAGATGTCAGACAGAGCTAATATCAATAAGATCACTCTAGATCAGGAAGATTTTATGCTGAACCCGTGA